CAGAACCAGTTCTCATAATACCTCCCCCCTATAAGGAGTGTGAGTATTATTGGTGATAGCCCACCAGCAAATATTGTTGTCATCTGGAATGCCGTGCCTATAGCTGTGGCTCTAACCCTCGTTGGGAATAGCTCTGAATAATACGCCGTCTGGGGTGCGAAGGATATGGCGTGTATGATTCCATAGATTCCAAGTGCTATAGAGGCTATTAATATGTCGTGGGGGCTTCTAAGGATTATTATTGGGAAGAGTAGCGAGTATATTAGTATAGCTATATTGCCTAGTAATAAAGTCGTTCTCCTCCCAATAATATCTGCTATGAGACCTCCCAGAGGCTCTGTAACCGCTTCGAATAAAGCTGCTATAGTCACTGCTATAGCTGCCTCCGCCTTCGAATACCCTATACCTGTGAGATATATGAGGCTATATGTTGCGTAGACGTAGAAGAGGGCATTCTGGGCTGCTTTCGCAGCCATTAAATGCAATATCTTCCTCCAATATCTCCTCACAGCCTCGGATATAGGGTTTCTCGAGATATCCCCCCTTCTCAGTATCTGTTGGAATAGCGGGGATTCAAGGACATAGTATCTGATCACACCACCTATAACGGCTACAGCAGCACCTATATAGAAAAGGATCTTCCAGCTCTGCTGAATAAATAATGCCTCACCATATAGATTGATCAGAAATGCGCTCAAGGCCGTTCCCATGAGAAGCCCTATGGGAACCCCGATCTGTATAAAGCTCCCCCAGAAAGCCCTATACCTAGAATCATGATATAACTCCGATATAAAGGCGCTCGCAGCACCCCACTCGCCTCCCAGAGCTATGCCCTGGAAGAATCTTAGAATAGATACAATGGCTATGCCAAGATATCCAATAGAATCATAGCCAGGGACCAATGCTATCCCAAGAGTAGCTACACCCATAATAATCAGATCTATTACTAGAGAAACCTTCCTCCCGAGCTTATCGCTTATATAGCCAATAACCATCGCCCCAGTAGCACGGGCTACAAAACCCAGCCAATATGTTATCAGAGATATAAGTGCTGCTAACTCCCTAGGAACGTCTCTTGGGAAAAAATAATATGGGAAGACCAAAGCTGCAACAGTTCCATATACAAAAAAGTCGTACCACTCAAGCGTAATACCTATATTAGCTATAACAAGAGCTCTGGATCTGCTTCTCTTTATCTCCAGCATAACTTGATCTATAGAAACATCTCTAACAGGGTTCCTCTTCCCACCATATTTGTTATTTCCAGATCTTCCAAATAAATTTCCGAACATATTTATCACTCATCTATATATAAGGTTACTAATATTTAAGTATTTCTACATAGAATCTTTAGCTTAAGCTACGAATACTAGAAAATATATCTATAGATCTACGTTAAATAATCCAAAAAGATAATAAGTTTTTACTTAACAATATTTAAGCATTCTATGTATATGTCATTTGGTGAGTATATGGGTCAGATAGTCAATGGGATCGATGTTGATAGGCTTAGGCAATTGCTTAAAGAGGCTGAGAAGAATAAGGATCTTATCGCAAGTATCTCTAAATATAGTGCTAGGGTTAGGTGGCTGGGATCTGGGTTCAATTTCAAGGCATATATAAGGGATCATTCCTTCGCTGTGTCAGAGCCTCAGGATGTTGGTGGGGTTGATGCTGGTCCAAGGGCTATAGAATATGTTCTAGGAGCTCTAGGTGCTTGTTATGCTACTGGTTTTGTTCTTAATGCTACTAAGAGGGGTGTTAGGATTAGAAACCTAGAGATAGCCCTAGAGGGTGAGATAGACAACATACTAGTATTCCTAGGACTATCAAACCAAGGACACCCAGGATATAGAAGAATAGTGGCAAAAGCCTATATAGACGCAGAAGCAGACGAAAAAACAATAAAAGAAATATGGGAAGAAACAGTAAAAACATCACCAGTAGGAAACACACTAACAAGACAAGTAGAAATAATACCTGAGGCGAAGGTGGTTAAGGGCTGAACAAGGCTAGAATCGATTTTTTATAAGATCCCCATATCATCTTCGCCTTGATAACAGGTATTTGAAATCAACAAATATTTTATATTTATATTTATATTTGTGTCTAAGGATCCCTGAAAAATAATAGTGTATATAGTAAGTATCTTCATAGGTGGCTCTATGAGACTTTCAGATGTGGGGGAGAAGGGGTTTATATCTAGATCTATGGGGATCCTTGCCGATATATGGATCTCTGGAGGGCTTGCTCCAGGTGATGATGCATCCTCATACTATCTAGCTGGTTTATGGCTTCTACTCAAGATCGATGGGTTTTCTGCCCACAGCTCTAAATATCCATGGAATCGATGGGGGGATCTTGGGTGGAAGGCTGCTACATCATGTGCAAGCGATATAGTTGCTAAAGGGGGTACCCCATATGCATATCTAATCTCGCTTGGGGCGCCAGCGAGCTTTTCCCTAGAAGATATGCTCGAGCTTGTAAACGGCTTTAAAGAGGCTTTAAAACTATATGGAGGGGTCTTCGCCGGGGGGGATACTAACTCCTCTAAGGAGGATATATGGGTTGATGTTGCATGTATAGGCTCTACAAATACAGATCCGATACCCAGGGGCGGGCAACCTGGAGACTGGATTCTGATTACAGGTAGATTTGGCTATTCAGGCCTAGCTAGGATCTATTATGAGAGGTTTTTGAAAGGGGAGATAGGGGTTGGGGATATCCCGGAGGAGGTTATAAGGGCTACATCAAGGCCTGTGGCGAGGGTTGGGGCTGAGCGTGTTTTGAGGAGATATAGGAGGTGTATAAGAGGGGCTGTAGATGTTTCTGATAGCCTTGCAGAGTCTCTATATCTGATCTCAGAGTTCTCTGGCTATGAAATCGAGCTCCACGAAATACCAGTAGATCCGAGGGCTACGGAGATTGCTAGGGATATAAGAGCAGATCTAATAGATATAGTTTTCAATGGTGGGGAGGAGTATGAGCTCGTATTATCTGTTGAGGAATCCTGTGTAGAACCTATTATCCAGGATATGAGGAGGGTGGGAATAGAGATCTCCTACTACGGGGTTATCACAGGGAATAGAGGGTTGGGGGTTCTATATAAGGGGCTCAAGATCTCTAGGGAGGGTTATCAGCATTTCATATCAATATAGCTATATAACTACCTTTGACAGCATTCTAGGCATATCAGGATCTAATAGCCTTGATATAGATATATAATATGAGAGGAGCTGGTAGAATGCTGCAGCGATAATAGATATGGATGCCGACCTTAACGGTGGGGTGGAAACTATCTCAAAGGATCTTCCCCTCACATCATCCCCAACATCTATCGATGCTACTATATATATAGGGGCTCCCGAGCCCTCTAGATCTTTTTGCAGCTTCGCAGCATGATCTAGATCCTCTTCAGAGAATACATTACAATATATAGGGGTCTTTTTACCCATAATAGCCTTAGGCCCATGTCTAGCCTCGCTAATCTGGATAGCCTCTGCATGAACACCAGCAGCCTCCTTCAGCTTCAGAGCAGCCTCCCTAGCAATTGCATATCCCACACCCCCTCCAAGGGCGAAGGCGCTTCCATATCTATAGACATCAGCAGCAATTCTTCTCGATATGGGTTCAAGCATTGATATAGATGATAGCAGGGTTCTCGGTACCACCCCAAGATCCTCTATCCCCTCTCCACCCCCCAGCTTTGAAACCTCAGAGGCGATCATAAGTAGAGCATATATCTGGGCGGTGAAAGTCTTGGTAGCTGTTATAGCCTCCTCCCTCCCCGCCATTATATATATAACATAATCTGAGATCCTTGCTAAAGGACTCTCAGGATTATTGGTGACACCCACTATAGATGCCCCAGCCTCCCTAGCTCTTCTAGCCGCTTCAAGGGTATCACTTGTATATCCACTCTGGCTAATAGCTATGACCACATCTCCTTTAGATACAGCTTTACTATAATATGGATATTCCCCAGAGCTAACGGGGATCGAGACCCTCTTAGCGTGATTAGCCAATGCATAGTGAAACACGAGGCCAGCATTATATGAGGATCCGCTTCCAACGATATAGATCTTATCAGAGGAGTAGATCCTCTGGGCTGTTTGGATAACCCTTTCCCCTAGATTCTCCCAGAGCCTCTTCAGAATAGATGGCTCCTCATGGATCTCTTTAATCATATAGTGGGGAGACCCTCCCACATCGATTAAGGGACCCCTTAAAAGCTCTAAGGGAATCACCATAGCTTATTCCCTTCCACCCTAATTTACAATTAAAAGACCCTTAAACTCCGAGACAGCGAGGAGATCAGCTATATAATGGTTGCCGACCTCCTCTCCACCCTAGAGGGCGAAGGCTTCCGGTTCTAATGATTTTCTATTTTAAATGAGATCTAATGGTATTGATGCTATGGGAATACTCTGTGATCCAGACCTTAGATGGCTCTATAGAGCATATGCCCTTAGAAAGGAGTTTCTCAAAGAATCTTCTAGTGGATGGTGTTAGATCCATTTCGAGCACCCTATCTAGAGGGACTAAGGCTGCTTCTAAAGCATCACTACTTGGGCTGAGCCTCTCCATGGAAATGGGTTCCACAAGCACATCTATTATTACATATCTCGTTGCGAGCTCACCGTTTTCATTCATAACAAATAGATCTGTTAGATCTATTATACCAAGGGGCTTTCCTATAACCCCTGTCTCCTCCTCAAGCTCCCTAACAGCCGCTTCTAAAATACCTTCCCCAGGCTCTACATGCCCTCCTGGGAGGCTCCACTTATTAGCTGATGGAGGGTTTCTACGCTTAACAAGCAGAACCTTTCCATCCTTTATAACAACCGCCCCAACCCCAACCCTTATCGATGCTACCAAACAACACACCAAAAGAATGTATGCAATAATCAGGATATATTACGTTGCCTTGCTATAAATCCACATAGCTATATATGGCCTGTAGAAGCAGCCCTCTTCTCCCTCAGCTTCTTAGCCAGCTCCTCAGCTATTTGATCAATAGTCTTACCCCTAACATCAATACCCTCCTTAATCGCTGCCGCAACAATAGCGTTGCTTGTGTCAACCTCTACAGCCGTTTGAGCCTGTATAGAGGGTTGCTGAACAGCCTGGGCTCTCGAGTGCTCCCCCTGGATCTCCTTCTTAATATTTTCCTTTATATTCTCCTCAGATATAGCAGAAGAAGCCTTTCTAAACTCCCTAACAGCCTCTCCAATAGCCCTAGCAAATTGAGGGAGCTTGGAGGGACCCAATACTAGGATAAGCACGATCAGCCCTAGCAGAAGCATTGTATCTATCGTTGGCATATCTCTACCCCCTATCCCAAGGAATTTTAGGCTAAAGAGGTATATATATGGATACTCAGCTCATCTCTAATCTAAAATAGCTATATATCTAACCATGAAGATCATAGTTAACTATGCTAAAAATCTCTATCAATTGGCTAAACAATATATTTATTTCCTCGAAAAACAAGCTAGGATCTCATAATATTTTATATTAGTTGGCTTATTATTGGGGACAGAAATATCTTTGATGGTCTTTGGGAGTTTTTATATGGGTTCGCTGTTAATATCCTTCAGGGCTATTAGGTAGGCTGATATATAGGCTCCGAAGACTGTAGGTTTATTGATGGGCTCGGGGTGCGCGAGGGTGGCTGAACCGCCGTAGCCCGCCCCGAGCTGTGCCGTGATGAGCCCGAGGGTGGTCATAAAAGACCGCTCTCGGATGGACGGCATCCATATCTCATATATATCGAAATCTTGATCCTATTAAATATATTGCTAATAGTTGTCATGAGAAATTCATCAGCGCCTCTATAGTCCTGCTGTGAGGCTATTCTCCCCACTACAGCCCTATCAACGCTATATCCATGCTCGCTTTCAATGAGATCCAGTATTTTGGATGCTGTAGCACTATCCCCCTCATAGATCTTTAGCTGGAGAGATGCTATTAGATATACAGCAGATAATATTTTCCCAGATATATCCTCTGAAACCCCGGAGATGATGTTTCTAAGTTTCTCGCTAAAACCACTATAAGTAGATCTCCATCCTTTCAAGAGATCCTCTGATATACATTCAAGAGGATCTTTTTGACAATTCTTTAGAGCATCTATGAAGGATAGCAACGTAGACCTAGGAGATCTCCTGAGCCTTGAGAGGATCTCTAGAACCTTTGATCTCTCACCCAAATAATTTGCCAAAGCCTTCTCCGCTTCCCCTATCACCCTCTCATAGGTTATTGAGAGGAGTTCTCCAACAAATCTACATGCATCATCATCAGAGTTAAATATAACTACTAGATCACCTAGAAGAACCTCTCTACCATCCCTCGACCTCAGATCCCATGGACTCTTCTCGATCATTGTTTGAGCTCCCCTACCGAATCTCCTTCTCTCCCTACATGAAATCTTAACCCTGCTGCCATCAGCTATCTCAACAACACAGCTAGTATACAGCCTTCCAGCTGATTTAACCGAGACCTCTCTATACATGCTAGACACCTAAGATCTTATCTATATCTATCTCAGGATTTCTACCCTTCAGAGTATCATATGCCTTTCTGAGCCACTCAAACTCAGGCTTATCCATGAAGCCCACTAGAGCTATTAGATCATATGTTCCTAGCCTCCCCTCTTTTTCAACTAGGCTTAGAGTGTGATTTAGAAGACCCCCGAAACCCCTTATAAACTCTTTATATGAGGATGATATATGGTCTAGCATCTCCTTTGGAGCAGCTGCGATAACATGTACAGATTGTATATTCCTTGTCACAAGGTCTATTGAAAGCCTGTATAGAAGAGATCTCATAGCTGATAAGGGGTTCTTAAACACTGTTGGGTGAGCCCCTATTATAGATGTGAGACCATAGTATCTAATCCCTAGATCTCTATCCTCAGACACAGCTCTGAAAACCTCTTTCGCCGAGGCTAGAAAGTATCTAGATATGTATGCGAGCGCATCCCTCTCCTCTATATAGCCGAGCTCTTCTGAGTATCCTGTGAGCTCTTTAACAAAGCCCTCTGTAACGATGACCGTTGGTATGCCCTTTCTATTAGCAGCTTTTATGGCTGAATAGCTGTTAACAGCCTCTGGTGCGGGAGCTTCCTCACCTGGAACTAATGAGATCAATAGAGAGTTCGATGGATCTATCTCACTTGTAAGTGTTATAAGCAGTGCTAGTGGGCTTGATAGATTAGCTATCACAAGTCTGTTGGAGGACCACCCAACACCGTGGATCTTTAAGAGAAGGCTTAGCCTATCCCTATACTCTCTAAAGTACTCTGGCCAAAGTCTGCTTCTAAGCCTTCTAAGCATAATCATTCCATCGGAAATTAACTCGCTATCTCCTAGGGTGATGTTTAGAACATAGATCCCTCTTGGAGAGATCTGCTGAAGCGGGAAGTCTACACTAAGATCAACCAATAGTATCGAGGCATCCTCTCTAGGCCTTTCAATAGCTGGGAGCTCTACAAGCTCCTCCATAGAGAGGGAATAGCTTATCCTAGAACCACATATATTACATCTAGCCTCAAAACCCATTGGATGTCCTTTCTCACATTTCGGCAACCCTTATCATCTCCTCCTCCTCATTATAAACAACATTTCTAGCGCTCCTACTATATATCCTAGCATATATCTCTGAAGCGCTCGGTGTGAACGGAAGATCCTCTATACTAACCCCTCCCCTCCCCCTAATCATATTATCTATAATAGCCCTTGCCAGCCTGTACTGGGATAAAACTAGGATCTTAGCCTCATCCTCCCTCACAGATACCATATAATTCCATAGAATATCTCTTGCCATAATAGATATTGAAACTATATTCGATATAGAGTTTCTCGAAACCTCAACCTCCCTCTTGATCCTCTGTAGCTCGCTAGCCAGCTTAGGCGATCTAAGCTCTATACCCTTAACAGCTGCTGTTTCGAGTCTCTCGAGAAGGCTCTCCACCTTCTTAACCCTCTCAAGATCCTTTATCGCCCACTCTAGTGCTGAGAGTAGAAGTTTTCTTAGCTCCTCAATGTTTTTCTCAAGCTCCACAGCCCCTCCAACGCCTCTGCAGGAATCGCTCAGCATGTTAGAGATCTCTTTGAGCCTAGCTAGATCCCCGCCTCTTAAGACCCCCTCAAGCCTAGATATAGCCTCTAGAAGATTTGGACAGGCAGATCCTAGCCTTGAACCTACATTCTCCTGCAGAGATCTCCAGAGACCCCCTAGAAGCTCTATAGCATCTATATAGCTACCGCTATTCATAAGAGACACTGGATTCATATGCTGTGGAGGTGGAGAAGCGATCTCCTCTCCTAAGAGTCTATTTATACTCCCAACACTTTTAACATATAGCTCATAGAGAGAAGTGATAGAGGATCTAAGCCTAGCTATATATTCGGAGTAGTAGTTTAGAAGATACTCAAGACCATCAGATCTCGGAAGCTCTGATACCTCAGGTAGAAGAGGCTCCCTAACACCAGCCCCTCTCAATATATAGTTGCATTTCTTGCAAGCAGAGTCTAGCTTTAGGATCTCCTCAGCTACCTTCCCCACAATCCTAGCCGGCATATCCCTGATCCTCGGTAGATATGTGGTTCTAATCCTCGATAGAGTCTCGTCTATCACAGGCTTCTTGGATATAGATAGCTTAGCACTAGCATCTCTAAGCACCACTCTGATCTCCTCCAGCTCTCTCGCCTCACCGCTAAAATCTATATTAGGGGCTCTGGAGGAAACCAGCTTTAGCATTGATGATAGATAGGAGTATCCCTTCTCACCCTCCGATATAGCCTCTCTAAGAGATTCTCTAGACATTTCAAAAGACTCAAGCCTTATAAGGACAGCCTCCTTAGCCGAGAAAAGGGCCCCCAGGACAACCGCCCCTAGGAATAGATATTCCAGGCTCTTGGGATCCTCCTGAAAGCCCGTTCTATACCCCCCTATATTGGTTGGTGAGAGAGATAGTAGGAGGATCGAGAACACACCTACAGAGGTTATAGATGCTATTAGAGGTCTCATAACCCTTCTAACAAACTCTCTACCCTCGATCTGTGGGAGGCGCTCATAGATCCTTAGAACCGCTCTAGTAGCTATTGCTGAGAACACAAACGATATTGATAGAGATAGAAGCGGGACTATGAGGGTTAGAACACCTCCCCCGCTGAGATATGTATAGACATCATACCATCTATTGCTAATAATATCTGGTGGGATACCTGATACAAAGATGTTGAGGCTGGGTATAGGCTTCCTAATATTCTCAGCAAGATATGCTAGTTTAGAGAATAGGATAGGAAGATCCCTGCTACCTCTGAGAGCATTCTCGAGAATCACTAGCGGGAGGGATGTGGCTATGAACGAATAGGCCGTGGGGATCATACCACTAGCACCCCTTATCAAGAACGGCATTACAAGGAGCACCGGGGCTAGGTAGAAATAGTCTGTCAGGAGCATCGCTGACGCCAAGGCTGCGGAGGAGACGGCAAGCGGCTCGAAGATCCCGCTTAACATGTTCAGAGCAAGGATAGCTAGTATTGTTGCCATAGAGAGCCATATAGCCTGCCAATTAATATTAGAGGCAGAGGGGCTTGGAGGAAGCACGAATCCTAGGAATTGCCATGCTATTGAGAAGAAGACTATGAGGGCTAAAAATGTATCTGAATAACCCGGCACCCTAAACGATATGATCCCAAGAATCAGCGATACTATAAGGGGGATAACAGGCGCGCCCGGTAGAAATGGGATAGTATTCATAAATATATAGGAAGCTATTATTATCAGGATCGATGATATAATAGAATCTGTTAGCCTCCTAACCCTCGGCACCCTCTCCCTAGAAATCCCCCACACCCAGAGATATTATGTAGGGGATAAGATATTCAAATAATATCCCATAACTAATCATAATATAGATCTTTGATCAACATACGCTGAACTATTTAATAATACATAGTTACACCCTAGAAGAAGCTATCCTCACCCTACCCGGCAACCTCCTAGCTATCTCATCAACATCTATAGCCTCGACAACCTCCCGCCTAACCCTGCCACTTTCAACCCATCTTCTATGAATATATTCAGCCGCCTCTCTCCTCCCAACATCGCCCGGTATCAATATGCTCCAGATAACAGCTCTTGAGGAGACAAGCTCGGGAGGCCCCACTATTATCCTGGGTATCGTCTCTTCGATAGGCTGGATTCCTATTGCAAGTTCTAGAGGCACCCCACGGATCCAGCCCCTCTCACCATAGATCATAAAGGATCCCTTCTCAAGATACTGCCCTGGGGGAGGCGATTTACTGACCTGCGAGCCCTTTACATAGAAAACATCTATAGATCCATAACCGGCTTGCCAGGCTCTGCTATAGCATGCAGCTATCCTAGCAGCCTCCTCTATAGATCTATTTGTATATTCCTTATCTGTGAAGAGGATCACAGCAGATCCTCCCTGGATATCTGCATGTAGGAAGATATAGTCATCCCTCAGATACTTCTTGACAATCCTCTCATTTTGATCAGCATCCATACCCCCTATAGCTAGCAGGCCCTCCGAGGTTATGATCCAGTGGTATCTCTCAAACCACTCCCTCCTCCTAAGGCTCCTAATAGCTTCAACAGCCCTTCTCCTCTCGATCTCAGCATATATCCTCCTAGCCTCCTCCTCAAGCCTAGCAACCTCCTCAGACCCCCTCGAGATCCTCTTCTCAAGCTCCGCAACTTTCTTCCTAATCTGTATATAGTTCTCCATAAAGGATAGCCTGGGATCAAATCTATATTTCAAACCCCCAACCTCGATCTCAAGTGTATCCCCTCTAACACGGATCACATCGTCTGGGGCTTCTGCACAGCTACCTAACCTCTTCCTAACACATTCGAATAGCTCTTCTAATTGCTGGTAGTTCTGATTCACATACTCTAGGATCTTCTCCATAGTCTTAAGCCTCTCGCTAGCCTCCGCTATCTGGGATCTCAGCTTCTCAATACCCTTCTCAATTCTCAAGAGCTCCGGGGGCTTTTCCTTCTTCATTAGAGCTTTGGCATGGGCGTAGAATAGATCTATAGCCTCGTTGAAGCTTGAGAGCCTCTTGAATGTATATCCAGCTGAGATCAGGTGCCTCGGCTCGAATGGATAGAAGCCGTATGGAGATCCACTATGATCTAAGATAATACCTGGGTTAGGCGATTTCTTAACATCCTCTATGAAGCCGATAACACCCTCTATAATCTCTCTAACAGAGGTAACACCAAGATCAGCTGGTCTAGCGTCCTTCCTAATCCCCAGCCTATAGATGATCTCTTCAGCCACATCCGGAGGTATGTTGGCACCAGTTATAATTCCTCTCACAATATCATAACCCCTCATCACCCCTTCAACCAACTTCGAAGGATCTTGCGTACATATGCTTGGCAGGCTGGGAGGATATTGATATCTACCCCCGATCCTCACCTCTCTATCCCTAGCAACAAGCCTTCTATTCAGAGCCTTAACTATTCCATCGCTATCAACCAGGGCGATCAACCCCCTAGGGATCAACTCGACAATCAGCCTATACTCCTCCCCACCCCTAGCAACAATAATCTCTACTATCCTCTCACAAGGCTTTTGGAATACCCCTTTTACAGCCATATCCCTCAGATATTTTCTAAATAACATAGCCACATGGCCTAGCTCTTCACCCCTCTTCTCAATAGATCTACTGGTTATGTAGATAGCCTCTTCGGGGGCTATAACGAGGTTTAGCGGTTCCCCCGAGGATCTTCTGATCCTGAGGATCATCTGATCCTCATCGCCATATACATTATCTATATACCCACGTGCAATGCCCCCAGCATTCTCTTGCATCCACACAGCTATGTCTACCCATGTCATCGACTTCTTCATTCCAACCCAACTAAATAGATCTCCAAAGAAATATAATATCCAGAGAAGAAGCTCCAATCTTAAGGCAATAGAGATCCCTTGATAAGGTGTGAAGCATATAGTAGCCAGGGTGGTCTTGAGGATAGAACCTCCTAGGGTGCTCCCTCCCTATATCTTGAATAGCCTG
This region of Sulfolobales archaeon genomic DNA includes:
- a CDS encoding MFS transporter; the encoded protein is MFGNLFGRSGNNKYGGKRNPVRDVSIDQVMLEIKRSRSRALVIANIGITLEWYDFFVYGTVAALVFPYYFFPRDVPRELAALISLITYWLGFVARATGAMVIGYISDKLGRKVSLVIDLIIMGVATLGIALVPGYDSIGYLGIAIVSILRFFQGIALGGEWGAASAFISELYHDSRYRAFWGSFIQIGVPIGLLMGTALSAFLINLYGEALFIQQSWKILFYIGAAVAVIGGVIRYYVLESPLFQQILRRGDISRNPISEAVRRYWRKILHLMAAKAAQNALFYVYATYSLIYLTGIGYSKAEAAIAVTIAALFEAVTEPLGGLIADIIGRRTTLLLGNIAILIYSLLFPIIILRSPHDILIASIALGIYGIIHAISFAPQTAYYSELFPTRVRATAIGTAFQMTTIFAGGLSPIILTLLIGGRYYENWFWLSAIMAAYSIISIIAIIFLQETKGKELPA
- a CDS encoding OsmC family protein; protein product: MGQIVNGIDVDRLRQLLKEAEKNKDLIASISKYSARVRWLGSGFNFKAYIRDHSFAVSEPQDVGGVDAGPRAIEYVLGALGACYATGFVLNATKRGVRIRNLEIALEGEIDNILVFLGLSNQGHPGYRRIVAKAYIDAEADEKTIKEIWEETVKTSPVGNTLTRQVEIIPEAKVVKG
- a CDS encoding SIS domain-containing protein, whose translation is MVIPLELLRGPLIDVGGSPHYMIKEIHEEPSILKRLWENLGERVIQTAQRIYSSDKIYIVGSGSSYNAGLVFHYALANHAKRVSIPVSSGEYPYYSKAVSKGDVVIAISQSGYTSDTLEAARRAREAGASIVGVTNNPESPLARISDYVIYIMAGREEAITATKTFTAQIYALLMIASEVSKLGGGEGIEDLGVVPRTLLSSISMLEPISRRIAADVYRYGSAFALGGGVGYAIAREAALKLKEAAGVHAEAIQISEARHGPKAIMGKKTPIYCNVFSEEDLDHAAKLQKDLEGSGAPIYIVASIDVGDDVRGRSFEIVSTPPLRSASISIIAAAFYQLLSYYISISRLLDPDMPRMLSKVVI
- the rqcH gene encoding ribosome rescue protein RqcH, with amino-acid sequence MKKSMTWVDIAVWMQENAGGIARGYIDNVYGDEDQMILRIRRSSGEPLNLVIAPEEAIYITSRSIEKRGEELGHVAMLFRKYLRDMAVKGVFQKPCERIVEIIVARGGEEYRLIVELIPRGLIALVDSDGIVKALNRRLVARDREVRIGGRYQYPPSLPSICTQDPSKLVEGVMRGYDIVRGIITGANIPPDVAEEIIYRLGIRKDARPADLGVTSVREIIEGVIGFIEDVKKSPNPGIILDHSGSPYGFYPFEPRHLISAGYTFKRLSSFNEAIDLFYAHAKALMKKEKPPELLRIEKGIEKLRSQIAEASERLKTMEKILEYVNQNYQQLEELFECVRKRLGSCAEAPDDVIRVRGDTLEIEVGGLKYRFDPRLSFMENYIQIRKKVAELEKRISRGSEEVARLEEEARRIYAEIERRRAVEAIRSLRRREWFERYHWIITSEGLLAIGGMDADQNERIVKKYLRDDYIFLHADIQGGSAVILFTDKEYTNRSIEEAARIAACYSRAWQAGYGSIDVFYVKGSQVSKSPPPGQYLEKGSFMIYGERGWIRGVPLELAIGIQPIEETIPRIIVGPPELVSSRAVIWSILIPGDVGRREAAEYIHRRWVESGRVRREVVEAIDVDEIARRLPGRVRIASSRV
- a CDS encoding NUDIX hydrolase → MVASIRVGVGAVVIKDGKVLLVKRRNPPSANKWSLPGGHVEPGEGILEAAVRELEEETGVIGKPLGIIDLTDLFVMNENGELATRYVIIDVLVEPISMERLSPSSDALEAALVPLDRVLEMDLTPSTRRFFEKLLSKGICSIEPSKVWITEYSHSINTIRSHLK
- a CDS encoding twin-arginine translocase TatA/TatE family subunit; its protein translation is MPTIDTMLLLGLIVLILVLGPSKLPQFARAIGEAVREFRKASSAISEENIKENIKKEIQGEHSRAQAVQQPSIQAQTAVEVDTSNAIVAAAIKEGIDVRGKTIDQIAEELAKKLREKRAASTGHI
- a CDS encoding thiamine-phosphate kinase; the protein is MRLSDVGEKGFISRSMGILADIWISGGLAPGDDASSYYLAGLWLLLKIDGFSAHSSKYPWNRWGDLGWKAATSCASDIVAKGGTPYAYLISLGAPASFSLEDMLELVNGFKEALKLYGGVFAGGDTNSSKEDIWVDVACIGSTNTDPIPRGGQPGDWILITGRFGYSGLARIYYERFLKGEIGVGDIPEEVIRATSRPVARVGAERVLRRYRRCIRGAVDVSDSLAESLYLISEFSGYEIELHEIPVDPRATEIARDIRADLIDIVFNGGEEYELVLSVEESCVEPIIQDMRRVGIEISYYGVITGNRGLGVLYKGLKISREGYQHFISI